The following DNA comes from Acidobacteriota bacterium.
CGGAACCTGCAGCGCACGGAAATCGGCGAGATGTTCGAGGGGTTCGGCAAACGGCAGAAGGGTTCGTCGGCCATGCCGCACAAGAAGAATCCCATCACGGCCGAGCGGATCACCGGAATCGCGCGGCTCCTGCGCGGCTATGCGGTGTCCGCGATGGAGAACGTTCCCCTGTGGCACGAGCGGGATATCGCCCATTCTTCGGTCGAGCGGGTGATTATTCCCGATGCCGTTATCATCATCGACTACGACCTGCAGAAGTTCATCGAGCTGCTCCGGGGGCTGACTGTCAACGAAAAGCGCATGCTCGAAAACATCTTTTGGGCCGGTGGCTTAGTCTTTTCCCAGCGGCTGCTGTTGAAACTGGCCGGGCCGGTCGGCTCACGCGACGAGGCCTATCGCATGGTCCAGCGCAACGGCCTGCTGGCCACGGCCGGCAAGGGGTCGTTTCGGGACCTGGTCCGCCGAGACGAGGAAATCCGGAAATATCTTTCCCTGCCGGAAATAGACGACTGTTTTGACCTTTCATACTATACGAAGCACGTCGGCAAGATTTTTCGCCGGGTATTCGGCTCATGATGGCGCGGGAAGGCATACCATTTGTCCTGGTCGGGCTTGCACTCACGCTCGTCCTGTTGTGGGGTGCCCTTGCGCTCGGCGGCCTGCTGCTGCCGGTTCTGTGCCTGCTGCTCGGATTGCTGACGCTGGGCACGGCGTTCTTTTTCCGTGACCCCGAGCGGACGTTCACGGAGCAGGCCGATACGATCGTATCGCCTGCCGACGGGCGGGTCGTTGCAATCACCAGGTCGGAGCACCACCCGTTTGCCGGAGACGACACCGTACGGATATCGATCTTTCTATCGATTCTGGACGTGCACGTCAACCGGGTACCGGTTTCGGGAACAGTAGCGTACGTAAAATACAATCCCGGCAGGTTTGTCGCTGCCTACAAGGACAAGGCGTCTGAGGTCAACGAACAGACCGAGATCGGTATGACCGCGCACTCCGGGCACAGGCTGGTTTTCAAGCAGATCGCCGGGGTGATCGCGCGGCGGATTGTCTGCCGTCTGAGCCAGGGAGACAGCGTTGCCGCCGGCCAGCGGTGCGGCCTTATCCGGTTCGGTTCCCGCACCGATCTCATCCTGCCCGGCAAAACCAGGGTCGAGGTCCGGACCGGCGATCACGTGCTGGGCGGCAGCACCGTCCTCGGCCGCCTCGTCGGTCGGGTGGAGGCCGCGGGGGTACTCCCTGTCACGGGAAGCGAGAATGTCGATTAACCGGGGCATCTTTCCGGGGACGTTCACCATGGGCAACGTGGTGTGCGGCTTCCTGGCCATTCTGTCGGCCTTCGAAGGGAACGTCACGACGGCGTGCTGGTTCATTGTTCTGGCCGGGTTTCTCGATGCCCTTGACGGCAAAGTTGCCCGTATCAGCCGCACGACGTCCCAGTTCGGCCTGGAACTTGATTCTCTGGCTGATTTCCTTTCGTTCGGCGTGGCTCCGGCGGTGGTAGTGTACGCCACCAGGCTCAGCGCCCTGGGCAAGTGGGGCTGGATCATTTCCATTGTTTACATCATGGCGGCTTCCTACCGTCTGGCGCGGTTTAACCTGATGGCCGACACGGAAGAGAAGAAGGACTTTGTCGGGCTGCCCGTTCCCGCGGCGGCCTTTGCCCTGGTCTCTTTCATCATTGCCTGCTATCACCTGTGGGGTGGCCTGCGGTACGATGAATTCCTGGTCTCAACGATTGTCCTGTGTTCGTTTCTCATGGTTTCGCAGGTGGAGTATGACAGTCTGCCGGATCGTTTTCATTCGCTCCGCGAGCGACTCAAGCTTGCCTTTGTCGTCGGCACGGTCCTGGTGATGGTTATCACGCTGGTCGTCAGCGGCAGATGGTTCAACTATAGAGTTTTATTGTTTCTGTTTGTGGGATTGTATATATTGTCCGGTATAGTGCGAGAATTCTACCGGTTGTTTACCGTCGGTGTCGGTAAGGTCACCGGTCGCCCGCACCCCCGACGAACGGCGGGAAAGGACTGACACGATGCCAGCACGCGAGAAGGCGATTGTCTACGTAAGCCTCAAGGACGGTGTTCTTGACCCTCAGGGGGTGACCATCCAGAAAGCGCTCAACCAGATGGGGTACGGTGATTTCTTATCGGTGCGCTCCGGCCGGTTCTTTGAACTGGAAATCGAGTCCGGGGCCGCCGACATTGACCGGCAGATCGATGACGTCTGCTCCAGGTTGCTGGCGAATCCGGTTATCGAAGAATATCGCGTGGAGCGCCTGCGATGAAATTCGGCGTGGTCACTTTTCCCGGGTCCAACTGCGACTACGACGCGTACGCCGCCGTGCGCCACGTGTTGCGCGACGAGGTTGAGTTTTTGTGGCACCGCTCGTCGGACCTTAAGGGATGTGACGTCATCATTCTGCCGGGCGGGTTTTCCTACGGCGATTACCTGCGCGCCGGCGCTATCGCACGCTTCTCAGCGATCATGAATGAGGTTGTCGGTTTCGCCCGGTCCGGCGGCCTTGTGATCGGCATCTGCAACGGCTTTCAGATGCTGACCGAGGTCGGCCTGCTGCCGGGAGCCCTTGTCCGCAACCGTCACCTTCGCTTTCGCTGCCGCCAAGTATACCTCCGCGTCGAGCGGAGCGATACGTGCTTTACCTCCGCCTGCGCGGACGGGGACGTGCTCATGGTCCCCATTGCGCACGGGGAAGGCAGTTACTACAATTTCGAGGGTGACATTCGCAGGCTGGAAGATGCGCGACAGGTGGTCTTTCGCTACGTGGATAGCCAGGGGCGTACGACGGACGAGGCCAACCCCAACGGTTCGGTCAACAACATTGCCGGCGTTTCCAACGCCGAGGGCAACGTGCTGGGCATGATGCCTCACCCGGAGCGGGCGGTTGAAAAGATCCTCGGGTCCGCGGACGGTCTTAAGGTCTTCGAGTCGCTGCGGGCGGCGAAACCGAATCCCAATCTGGCGAGGCAGCCGTGAAACGGCGCGAACTGACGTTTATTATCACGGCTCTGATTCTGGGGGCCGTAGTGGGGGGCCTGCTGGGAGACATCATCGGCACGTTTCTGCCGCCCGGCGCCGCCAAGACGGTCTTCTCGAAGTCGGTTCAGATCGGTTTTGCGCCTTTCCAGGTGGAGTTTTATGCCGTATCATTCACCGTCGGCCTTATGTTCAAGATTAATTTCATGTCGGTGCTGTTTATTTTGCTCGTAATAGTATATTTCCGCTGGTGGTACTTGTAACGAGAGCGAGAATCCTGGGAGGATGGTTATATGTTCGGACTTGGGCCATGGGAATTGCTGCTGATTTTTC
Coding sequences within:
- a CDS encoding phosphatidylserine decarboxylase family protein, with the translated sequence MMAREGIPFVLVGLALTLVLLWGALALGGLLLPVLCLLLGLLTLGTAFFFRDPERTFTEQADTIVSPADGRVVAITRSEHHPFAGDDTVRISIFLSILDVHVNRVPVSGTVAYVKYNPGRFVAAYKDKASEVNEQTEIGMTAHSGHRLVFKQIAGVIARRIVCRLSQGDSVAAGQRCGLIRFGSRTDLILPGKTRVEVRTGDHVLGGSTVLGRLVGRVEAAGVLPVTGSENVD
- the pssA gene encoding CDP-diacylglycerol--serine O-phosphatidyltransferase yields the protein MSINRGIFPGTFTMGNVVCGFLAILSAFEGNVTTACWFIVLAGFLDALDGKVARISRTTSQFGLELDSLADFLSFGVAPAVVVYATRLSALGKWGWIISIVYIMAASYRLARFNLMADTEEKKDFVGLPVPAAAFALVSFIIACYHLWGGLRYDEFLVSTIVLCSFLMVSQVEYDSLPDRFHSLRERLKLAFVVGTVLVMVITLVVSGRWFNYRVLLFLFVGLYILSGIVREFYRLFTVGVGKVTGRPHPRRTAGKD
- the purS gene encoding phosphoribosylformylglycinamidine synthase subunit PurS, whose amino-acid sequence is MPAREKAIVYVSLKDGVLDPQGVTIQKALNQMGYGDFLSVRSGRFFELEIESGAADIDRQIDDVCSRLLANPVIEEYRVERLR
- the purQ gene encoding phosphoribosylformylglycinamidine synthase subunit PurQ, translated to MKFGVVTFPGSNCDYDAYAAVRHVLRDEVEFLWHRSSDLKGCDVIILPGGFSYGDYLRAGAIARFSAIMNEVVGFARSGGLVIGICNGFQMLTEVGLLPGALVRNRHLRFRCRQVYLRVERSDTCFTSACADGDVLMVPIAHGEGSYYNFEGDIRRLEDARQVVFRYVDSQGRTTDEANPNGSVNNIAGVSNAEGNVLGMMPHPERAVEKILGSADGLKVFESLRAAKPNPNLARQP
- a CDS encoding DUF4321 domain-containing protein, with product MKRRELTFIITALILGAVVGGLLGDIIGTFLPPGAAKTVFSKSVQIGFAPFQVEFYAVSFTVGLMFKINFMSVLFILLVIVYFRWWYL